The genomic stretch GCCAGGAGAATAATTTCTTTTTAGTAGTATAAGATAAATAATCTGCGAGTAGAGACTTGCCCGTTCCGGGTTCACCCTTCAATAATAAAGGCCTGGAAGTGATTTCAGCAACCTTGACCGCTTCTTCTAGTTCTTGGGAAAGTAAATAGGTTTCCGGACGGTTCTTTTCGTCTGACATGAGAGCTCCTATACCTACCTTGGAATTTGGATCTTCTCTTAAAAGAAATTTTCGGATCGGTTTGGAAGGGAAAGAAAGCTGTGTAGGAACTCTTTCTAACGAACTTGGAAGGCAACTGTCTCCGAAAGTTTCCCGTTCCTTTCTCGGACCGAGAGTAGATAGTTCCCTCTCTTAGGTCTCCAATCCAAATAATTCTCTCTTCCGGAGCCGATCACTTTTCCATTTAAGATCCATTCCAAATCCTGGGAAGATCCTCGTACCTTAAATCGAATCCTTTCATTCTCTTCAGGGATCTCAGGATCGATCGCGAATAGATTTCCGTTTTCAGGATAGATAATTCTTGGCTCTCCCTTTTGCACTCGTTTGGTCAGTGGGACAGAAGTGCCTTTCTCTTCTATCGCATGAGTCAGCACAGCACCGGAAGGCTTATATTCTTCTAAGAGTTGTATGATCTCTTTCCAGAGAGGAGCAGCACCAGTTACTCCACTCACGTCATACATGGGTTCCCCACTCATATTTCCGACCCAAACTCCTACGGTATATTTACCGCTAGAACCGATGCACCAATTGTCTCTCATGTCCTGAGAAGTTCCAGTTTTAGCAAAACTGAAGAAGCGAGTAGAGAGATTCGATTCCCATCCGAAGCTAGGAGCTCGATTCTCTCTAGAAGATAAGATCTTTTGAACAGAGCCGGAAACTCCATCAGAAAAGATGCGCTTACCATAAACATGATCTTGCATTTTCCTTTGCAAAAGATTTTCACTCGCTTCATCTGAATAGAAAGTAGCCTCTGTATAGATTCCATGATTCGCTATTGTTCGATACGCATTTGTCAATTCCCAGAGAGTCACATCCGCAGTTCCTAAAGCCAAGGAAAGACCATAGAATTCGGGAGATTGCAATTTCTGAAATCCCAACTCATTCAGCTTGGAAACGAATGTAGGAACTCCTACCCAATCCAAAACCTGGACCGCAGGTATATTTAAAGAAGAAGCAAGAGCCACTTTTGCAGGTACAGCACCCATATATTTTTCTTCATAATTATTGGGTTTATATGTGCCCCCGATTAACTCCCAGTCCTTTGGCTCGTCGATGAGAATAGATCCGGGTTCTAATAGTTTCTTTTCGAATGCTAAGGAATATAAAAATGGCTTTAAGGTGGAGCCGGCTTGCCTACGAGAATGAATGGAATCTACAAAATAATTTTCTTTTGATAGTTTAGAATTTCCTAAATAAACAAGTACTGCACCGCTCTCATTGTCCAGAACGAGAACCCCCGCTTCCTTTACATTTCTTTCTTGGATGGAAAAAAGCACCCGATCCATCGCAAACTCAGCCTTGGCCTGCAAATACGGATCTATCGTGGTTTGGACCCTGCCAGTTTGCAAGGAATCCAGACTACCGTCCCCTTTCTTAAAGATCCTGTATCCTGCATGATAGGCCTTATAGCTCTCCGTATTCCAAACAGAGCCGGGTCTTTTATATTCTGAGATTGCAATTTCGATTTCCTTGCAGAGATCTTCTTTCCCAATTCCCTTTGCTAAATAACAGCCTCTCTTCGCCCATTTAGATTTAGAAATATTCGGATTTGGTAATAGAGAAACGAGTAATAGAGCCTGTTCTGGAGCTAAAGAAGAAGGATCCACTCCGAAAATTCCCCTAGACGCAGCTCTAATTCCAATGAACTCACCTTTAAATGGAACGAGATTCCAATACGCTTCCATGATTTCAGGTTTGGTCCAAGTTCTCTCTAGATCCCGAGCGGTTCTCATTTGGGTCCA from Leptospira semungkisensis encodes the following:
- the pbpC gene encoding penicillin-binding protein 1C, whose protein sequence is MRRVVLRVFSFLLAGSILSNGLGLSLFAEPYSQEIAIDLQKGQTPSFSDVKNSFRPSEGILLDSKGEVLQTLRLEKNYRRLEWTPASEISETLILSLLLQEDKRFPFHSGVDFYAILGSLKDRILGNSKRGASTISMQLAGFLLGTKPGTRGYADKWTQMRTARDLERTWTKPEIMEAYWNLVPFKGEFIGIRAASRGIFGVDPSSLAPEQALLLVSLLPNPNISKSKWAKRGCYLAKGIGKEDLCKEIEIAISEYKRPGSVWNTESYKAYHAGYRIFKKGDGSLDSLQTGRVQTTIDPYLQAKAEFAMDRVLFSIQERNVKEAGVLVLDNESGAVLVYLGNSKLSKENYFVDSIHSRRQAGSTLKPFLYSLAFEKKLLEPGSILIDEPKDWELIGGTYKPNNYEEKYMGAVPAKVALASSLNIPAVQVLDWVGVPTFVSKLNELGFQKLQSPEFYGLSLALGTADVTLWELTNAYRTIANHGIYTEATFYSDEASENLLQRKMQDHVYGKRIFSDGVSGSVQKILSSRENRAPSFGWESNLSTRFFSFAKTGTSQDMRDNWCIGSSGKYTVGVWVGNMSGEPMYDVSGVTGAAPLWKEIIQLLEEYKPSGAVLTHAIEEKGTSVPLTKRVQKGEPRIIYPENGNLFAIDPEIPEENERIRFKVRGSSQDLEWILNGKVIGSGRENYLDWRPKRGNYLLSVRERNGKLSETVAFQVR